Proteins found in one Tumebacillus sp. BK434 genomic segment:
- a CDS encoding MFS transporter: MEQQLRAAGAAPGKLRLLGSYYFFFFIAFGALYTMLPLFLEGKGLSKQQASSIMAVGPVVTVLFQPIWGMICDRYNAQRKVLVGTLLAAATIGLIYSFGDTYLLYLILFAGMALFHSSGVPVLDSISLSYTQKHGGDYGSLRLWGAIGFAVASWGAGVIAEATDLSAIFYIYASAMIICVLMTRGLPQEKTPLTGSMLHGVKRLFFIPRYLLLMLSTFLVFGVIQANNALYGFFYMAIGGTIAGVGLSFLIAAGSEAPVMRFAGKLIRRYGMIPVLILAATVSSMRWIFYGTEPSAVLVMWLLFMQGISVGLYLPAAAQLVREVSPPEMQVTALGIYSAVGHGLGAMTWTMVGGVLADRYDIFTTYWLLGVVSWIGVGVLVVLYVVNKRHRS, translated from the coding sequence GTGGAACAACAGCTGCGTGCGGCCGGTGCCGCACCGGGCAAGCTACGACTGCTCGGGAGCTATTATTTCTTCTTTTTTATCGCGTTTGGCGCACTTTACACCATGCTGCCGCTCTTCTTGGAAGGCAAGGGGCTGAGCAAGCAGCAGGCGTCTTCGATCATGGCGGTCGGGCCGGTCGTCACCGTGCTCTTCCAGCCGATCTGGGGGATGATCTGCGACCGCTACAACGCCCAGCGCAAAGTCTTGGTCGGCACGCTGCTCGCCGCTGCGACGATCGGTCTGATCTACTCGTTTGGTGACACCTATCTGCTCTATCTGATCCTGTTTGCCGGGATGGCGCTGTTTCATTCGTCCGGCGTTCCGGTCCTCGACTCGATCTCGCTGTCCTACACGCAAAAACACGGCGGCGACTACGGCTCGCTGCGGCTGTGGGGCGCGATCGGCTTCGCGGTGGCGTCATGGGGGGCCGGCGTGATCGCCGAGGCGACCGATCTGTCGGCGATTTTTTATATTTATGCATCTGCGATGATTATCTGTGTGTTGATGACGCGGGGGCTGCCGCAGGAGAAGACGCCGCTTACGGGCAGCATGCTGCATGGCGTGAAGCGGCTGTTTTTCATCCCGCGCTATCTGCTCCTGATGCTGTCGACATTCCTCGTGTTTGGCGTGATCCAAGCGAACAACGCGCTGTACGGGTTCTTCTATATGGCGATCGGCGGAACGATCGCCGGGGTCGGCCTGTCCTTCCTGATCGCAGCCGGCTCGGAAGCGCCGGTGATGCGCTTCGCCGGGAAGCTGATCCGGCGCTACGGCATGATCCCGGTGCTGATCCTCGCCGCCACCGTGTCGTCGATGCGCTGGATCTTTTACGGCACGGAACCGTCGGCGGTGCTGGTGATGTGGCTGTTGTTCATGCAGGGCATCTCGGTCGGGCTCTACCTGCCCGCCGCAGCCCAACTGGTGCGCGAAGTGTCGCCGCCGGAGATGCAAGTCACGGCGCTCGGCATCTACTCGGCGGTCGGACATGGCCTCGGCGCGATGACCTGGACGATGGTCGGCGGTGTGCTGGCCGACCGCTATGACATCTTCACCACCTACTGGCTGCTCGGAGTCGTCTCCTGGATCGGCGTCGGGGTGCTGGTCGTCTTATATGTAGTCAACAAAAGGCATCGGAGCTGA
- a CDS encoding DEAD/DEAH box helicase, whose protein sequence is MLLDEWKRTPSFIQNVTHWRVYPGQEAVYADFPAAMDVRIGEGLVKKGIRQLYSHQAEAFTQVKAGRNIVVVTPTASGKTLCYNLPVLDHLLQDPEARALYLFPTKALSQDQMKELHEMVEHLEQEIKTFTYDGDTPVTARQAIRQAGHIVVTNPDMLHSGILPHHTKWVKLFENLKYVVIDEIHMYRGVFGSHVANVIRRLKRICKFYGSNPQFICCSATIANPRELAVELFGEEFQLIDQSGAPRGEKHFIFYNPPVVNQQLGIRRSSLLEARKVAAQLLKREVQTIVFTKARTQVEVMLTYLKEATAGVVPSKAVRGYRGGYLPNERREIERGLRNGDVRGVVSTNALELGIDIGSLEACVITGYPGTIASVWQQAGRAGRRHGKSVTVMVASSAPLDQYIVQHPEYFFEGSPEHAWVHPENLIILVDHLKCAAFELPFEPDEQFGVATTPEILDYLVEERVLNKAQDERYYWMNDAMPSHDISLRSAAQENVLIIDMTEQNRVIGETDRFSALTTLHEKAIYIHEGVQFQVEKLDLEYGKAFVRKVDSDYYTDAELAVNLRVLDEFREQPEESVRHGYGEVMVNAMPTIYKKIKFDTHENLGWGKIHLPEAELHTMSYWLAFDEPLTRDLSKEEIEGGLVGTANLLKGVAPLYLMCAPGDLHVQPQVRAMHTKAPTVFLYDSYPGGIGLSDKFYQVRRDVITTALDMLEGCSCEHGCPSCVGPVEIVGDKGKATTRRFLQAVK, encoded by the coding sequence ATGCTTCTTGATGAGTGGAAGCGCACCCCCTCTTTTATTCAAAATGTCACCCATTGGCGCGTCTACCCGGGTCAGGAAGCGGTCTATGCCGATTTCCCGGCGGCGATGGATGTGCGAATCGGCGAGGGGCTGGTGAAAAAGGGCATCCGTCAGCTGTATTCGCACCAGGCGGAAGCTTTTACGCAGGTCAAGGCGGGCCGGAACATCGTGGTCGTCACCCCGACCGCTTCGGGCAAGACGCTGTGCTACAATCTCCCGGTGCTGGACCACCTGCTGCAGGACCCGGAGGCGCGGGCGCTGTACCTGTTTCCGACCAAGGCGCTGTCCCAGGATCAGATGAAAGAACTGCACGAAATGGTCGAACATCTCGAGCAGGAGATCAAAACGTTTACGTACGACGGCGACACCCCGGTCACGGCCCGGCAGGCGATCCGCCAGGCCGGTCACATCGTGGTGACCAATCCGGACATGCTGCACTCGGGGATCTTGCCGCACCATACAAAGTGGGTCAAGCTGTTTGAAAATCTCAAGTATGTCGTCATCGACGAGATTCATATGTACCGCGGCGTGTTCGGCTCGCACGTGGCCAACGTCATCCGCCGCTTGAAGCGGATCTGTAAATTCTACGGGTCGAACCCGCAGTTTATTTGCTGCTCGGCGACGATCGCCAACCCGCGGGAGCTCGCCGTCGAACTGTTCGGCGAAGAGTTTCAGCTGATCGATCAGTCCGGAGCGCCGCGCGGCGAGAAGCATTTCATCTTCTACAACCCGCCGGTCGTCAATCAGCAGCTCGGCATCCGCCGCAGCTCCCTGCTCGAAGCGCGCAAAGTCGCGGCGCAACTGCTCAAGCGCGAAGTGCAGACGATCGTCTTCACCAAAGCGCGGACGCAGGTCGAAGTGATGCTCACTTATTTGAAGGAAGCGACCGCCGGCGTCGTGCCGAGCAAGGCGGTGCGCGGCTATCGCGGCGGCTATCTGCCGAACGAGCGGCGCGAGATCGAGCGCGGGCTGAGAAACGGCGACGTGCGGGGCGTGGTGTCGACCAATGCGCTGGAGCTTGGCATCGACATCGGCTCCTTGGAAGCGTGCGTCATCACCGGCTACCCGGGCACGATCGCTTCGGTCTGGCAGCAGGCCGGCCGGGCGGGGCGCCGCCACGGCAAGTCGGTGACGGTGATGGTCGCCTCCTCCGCGCCGCTCGACCAGTATATCGTCCAGCACCCGGAATACTTTTTCGAAGGGTCGCCGGAACATGCCTGGGTGCATCCGGAGAATCTGATCATCCTCGTCGACCATTTGAAATGCGCGGCGTTTGAGCTGCCGTTTGAGCCGGACGAGCAGTTTGGCGTGGCGACGACGCCGGAGATTCTCGATTACCTGGTCGAAGAGCGCGTGCTGAACAAAGCGCAGGACGAGCGCTACTACTGGATGAACGACGCGATGCCAAGCCATGACATCTCCTTGCGCTCGGCGGCGCAGGAAAACGTGCTGATCATCGACATGACCGAGCAGAACCGCGTCATCGGCGAGACCGATCGGTTCTCCGCCTTGACCACGCTGCATGAAAAGGCGATCTACATTCATGAAGGCGTGCAGTTCCAAGTGGAAAAATTGGACTTGGAATACGGCAAGGCGTTTGTGCGCAAGGTCGACTCCGACTATTACACCGACGCGGAGCTGGCGGTGAACCTGCGGGTGCTCGACGAGTTTCGCGAGCAGCCGGAGGAGTCGGTGCGTCACGGCTACGGCGAAGTGATGGTCAATGCGATGCCGACGATCTACAAGAAGATCAAGTTCGACACGCATGAGAACCTCGGCTGGGGCAAGATCCACCTCCCGGAGGCGGAGCTGCACACGATGTCCTATTGGCTGGCCTTTGATGAACCGCTGACCCGAGACCTGTCGAAGGAAGAGATCGAAGGCGGTCTCGTCGGCACGGCCAACCTGTTAAAAGGGGTGGCGCCGCTCTACCTGATGTGTGCGCCGGGCGACCTGCATGTGCAGCCGCAGGTGCGGGCGATGCACACGAAAGCGCCGACCGTGTTCTTGTATGACTCCTATCCGGGCGGCATCGGGCTGTCCGACAAGTTTTATCAAGTGCGCCGCGACGTGATCACCACGGCGCTCGACATGCTGGAAGGCTGCTCCTGCGAGCACGGCTGCCCGTCCTGCGTCGGGCCAGTTGAGATCGTCGGCGACAAAGGCAAAGCGACGACGCGCCGTTTCCTGCAGGCGGTCAAATAA
- a CDS encoding ATP-binding protein, producing the protein MNRKVLYIWKYLLPAMVILLTTWFLVQVAIDSVHEENRNKLGLIAQILENEIRNSEEAKAAFRAKDSAKLEALLQPLLDAKILVQDGILGASVYLPDQQRNVAFSPRSAMSGNLQNKISISKEAVQAYQSGQPGYYSIQNETRIQPIYNYINVLEVDGQKVALISVNQTVASMEGETRTIWLYGIIISVLSLLVLIAAAVSEYRRERTLMRELANVTQWLKGLTWSYVSASDVDRQLTLLKKLPTEFQKAIRFVDYARLQKRHVLEHLPLGIMILDTNAKITYANPSLRRLLGRTHEELHAMSAEEWRCCYQLSDGSYVSDLLERGEPVENCLGVIRHSTGKEIPFTLTMRSLPDDDGKAMGYFLYVRDLSEEIALDRQEQKIHYLFNAIPMCVLLINEQKQIEYINPSVSRLFSCTEHDLLGKALFEALPWQLEESARLFYEPLHKALSTGMRMHSSDIQALIHGREYDLDCDFFPILNAYSSTADGCMILIKDKTLYREWEDLSQRVAQHTNYVQMAATIAHEVRNPMTSVRGFLQLLSSQINGDTHRKYLDVMTTEIDRMNTILSEYLSMARTPQPEWEPIHLTELVNDTFLLLEGEANYRGVNLSLELAADCRIHGIARELKQVLINLVRNAFDALEDGEGLIELRLQAAEPNDYLVTVTDNGVGIAPEQLARIFEPFFTTKAMGTGLGLPVCKKIIESHGGSLRVQSEPGAGTTFTIQLPKSFD; encoded by the coding sequence ATGAACCGTAAAGTACTTTACATCTGGAAATACCTGCTGCCCGCCATGGTGATCCTGCTGACCACTTGGTTTCTCGTTCAGGTTGCCATCGATTCCGTTCATGAGGAGAACCGCAACAAACTCGGGCTGATCGCGCAGATCCTGGAGAACGAGATCCGCAACAGTGAAGAGGCGAAAGCGGCGTTTCGCGCCAAGGACAGCGCCAAGCTGGAAGCGTTGCTGCAGCCGCTGCTCGACGCGAAGATCCTCGTACAGGACGGCATCCTCGGCGCTTCGGTCTATCTCCCCGACCAGCAGCGGAACGTCGCCTTCTCCCCGCGGTCGGCGATGTCGGGCAACCTGCAGAATAAGATCTCGATCTCCAAAGAAGCGGTCCAGGCCTATCAGTCTGGCCAGCCCGGCTATTATTCGATACAGAATGAGACCCGCATTCAGCCGATCTATAACTATATCAACGTCTTGGAAGTAGACGGGCAAAAAGTCGCTTTGATCTCTGTCAACCAGACGGTCGCCTCGATGGAAGGCGAGACGCGCACGATCTGGCTATACGGCATCATCATCAGCGTCCTGTCCCTGCTCGTGCTGATCGCCGCCGCCGTCAGCGAGTACCGCCGCGAGCGCACTTTGATGCGCGAACTGGCCAACGTGACACAGTGGCTGAAGGGGCTGACTTGGAGCTACGTGTCGGCCAGCGATGTCGACCGGCAGTTGACCCTGCTCAAGAAACTGCCCACCGAGTTCCAGAAGGCGATCCGCTTCGTCGATTACGCGCGGCTGCAGAAACGCCACGTGCTGGAACACCTGCCGCTTGGGATCATGATTCTCGATACAAACGCGAAGATCACCTACGCCAACCCCTCGCTCCGCCGCCTGCTCGGGCGCACGCATGAGGAACTGCACGCCATGTCGGCCGAGGAATGGCGCTGCTGCTACCAGCTCTCAGACGGCTCTTACGTGTCCGACCTGCTCGAGCGGGGAGAACCGGTCGAAAACTGCCTTGGCGTCATCCGACACAGCACCGGCAAGGAGATCCCGTTTACGTTGACGATGCGCAGCCTCCCTGACGATGACGGCAAAGCGATGGGCTATTTCCTGTACGTGCGCGACCTGTCGGAAGAGATCGCGCTCGACCGGCAGGAGCAGAAGATCCACTACCTGTTTAATGCGATCCCGATGTGCGTGCTCCTGATCAACGAGCAGAAGCAGATCGAATACATCAACCCGTCCGTCTCCCGCCTCTTCTCCTGCACGGAGCACGACCTGCTCGGCAAAGCGCTGTTCGAGGCGCTGCCTTGGCAGTTGGAGGAGTCTGCACGGCTCTTCTACGAACCGCTGCACAAGGCGCTGTCGACCGGTATGCGCATGCACAGCTCGGACATCCAGGCGCTGATCCACGGCCGGGAATACGATCTGGACTGCGACTTCTTCCCGATCTTAAACGCCTACTCGTCGACGGCGGACGGCTGCATGATCCTGATCAAAGACAAGACTTTGTACCGCGAATGGGAAGACCTCTCGCAGCGCGTCGCCCAGCATACCAACTATGTGCAGATGGCGGCGACGATCGCCCATGAAGTGCGCAACCCGATGACGTCGGTGCGCGGCTTCCTGCAGCTGCTCTCCTCGCAGATCAACGGCGACACGCACCGCAAGTACCTCGATGTGATGACGACGGAGATCGACCGGATGAACACGATCCTGAGCGAATACTTGAGCATGGCGCGCACACCGCAGCCAGAGTGGGAGCCGATCCATCTGACCGAGCTCGTCAACGACACCTTCCTGCTCTTGGAAGGCGAAGCGAACTACCGCGGGGTCAACCTGTCGCTGGAACTCGCAGCAGATTGCCGCATCCACGGCATCGCCCGCGAGCTGAAACAGGTGCTGATCAACCTCGTGCGCAACGCCTTTGATGCGCTGGAAGACGGCGAAGGGCTGATCGAGCTGCGTCTGCAAGCCGCCGAGCCGAACGACTACCTCGTCACAGTCACCGACAACGGCGTCGGCATCGCGCCGGAGCAGTTGGCCCGCATCTTCGAGCCCTTTTTCACCACCAAAGCGATGGGCACCGGCCTCGGCCTCCCCGTCTGCAAAAAAATCATCGAATCACACGGCGGCTCGCTTCGCGTCCAAAGCGAACCTGGCGCCGGCACGACCTTTACCATTCAACTGCCCAAATCATTCGACTAA